In uncultured Cohaesibacter sp., a genomic segment contains:
- a CDS encoding D-alanyl-D-alanine carboxypeptidase family protein: protein MFKKIFCLLLLLLTAGLTMPGGAMAQVYQTAAKHAYLIDWNSGSVLFSKEEDEPVPPASLAKLMTLEVVFHALKTGELTLDEEFYISEHAWREGGANSGGSTMFAKLGSMVPLDALLHGIIVQSGNDACIAVAEGMAGNEATFAQLMNKRAEEIGLTHSHFVNSTGLPADGQVVTARDLAVLARHLISEYPEYYHYFAIPEYTWNGITQHNRNPILGFTEGADGLKTGHTEAAGYCLVASAKRGDERLIAVLTGMNSKKERSEEARKIMNWGFRAFTSKRIFEPDEEIAYASVFGGDKSEVMLVSERPVSLFMPRAQQGRLKARVQYDGPLKAPLEEGVEVATLKVWNDDKLIYEAPLITGESIGKGTTTQRALGALKELLLGWF, encoded by the coding sequence ATGTTTAAAAAAATTTTCTGTCTATTGCTTCTTCTTCTGACCGCCGGTCTGACCATGCCGGGTGGCGCGATGGCGCAGGTCTATCAAACGGCCGCCAAGCATGCCTATCTGATTGACTGGAATTCCGGCTCCGTGCTCTTTTCGAAGGAGGAGGACGAACCGGTCCCGCCAGCATCCCTTGCCAAGCTGATGACGCTTGAGGTTGTTTTTCATGCGCTGAAAACCGGCGAATTGACGCTGGATGAGGAATTCTACATTTCTGAACACGCCTGGCGCGAAGGTGGGGCCAATTCCGGCGGCTCGACCATGTTTGCGAAACTGGGCTCCATGGTGCCGCTTGATGCGCTTTTGCATGGCATCATCGTACAATCGGGCAATGATGCCTGCATCGCGGTTGCCGAAGGAATGGCCGGCAATGAAGCCACCTTCGCCCAGTTGATGAACAAACGCGCCGAGGAAATCGGCCTGACCCACTCCCATTTCGTCAATTCCACCGGCCTTCCTGCCGATGGTCAAGTGGTCACGGCGCGGGATCTGGCCGTTCTGGCGCGTCATCTCATCAGCGAATATCCTGAATATTATCACTATTTCGCCATTCCCGAATATACCTGGAACGGCATCACGCAGCATAACCGCAATCCGATTCTGGGCTTCACCGAAGGGGCCGATGGCCTCAAGACCGGCCATACCGAGGCTGCGGGCTATTGTCTGGTGGCATCAGCCAAGCGCGGCGATGAACGTCTGATTGCTGTGCTGACGGGGATGAATTCCAAGAAGGAACGCAGCGAAGAGGCCCGCAAGATCATGAATTGGGGCTTCAGGGCCTTCACCTCGAAGCGGATTTTCGAACCCGATGAAGAGATTGCCTATGCCAGCGTGTTTGGTGGCGACAAATCAGAAGTCATGCTGGTCAGCGAGCGTCCGGTCAGCCTGTTCATGCCACGCGCACAACAGGGACGCCTCAAGGCGCGGGTTCAATATGATGGCCCGCTGAAAGCGCCGCTGGAAGAAGGCGTCGAGGTAGCAACGCTCAAGGTCTGGAATGATGACAAACTGATTTATGAAGCACCTCTGATCACAGGTGAAAGCATCGGCAAGGGCACCACAACGCAACGCGCGCTGGGAGCGTTGAAAGAGCTACTGCTTGGTTGGTTCTGA
- the tmk gene encoding dTMP kinase produces MALGKFITFEGGEGVGKSTQIRLLAERLQQQGIDCIQTREPGGSSKAEAVRELLLSGTIADMGIPPSGEAVLFAAARADHVDTKIRPALEQGQWVLCDRFMDSTRIYQGESKEVSPELVNVLERLAIDGVRPDVTFILDLRAEIGMARANKRRAEGEAADRFEREALTVHENRRNAFLSLAYKDPKRCKVIDAFQSIEEIAQDIWEIVERELLQTEQGGSGPIQHNNPDQHDAAPEQAKEEEQ; encoded by the coding sequence ATGGCGCTTGGAAAATTCATCACCTTTGAAGGCGGGGAAGGGGTCGGCAAATCGACTCAGATCCGTCTTCTTGCCGAACGGCTCCAGCAACAGGGGATAGATTGCATCCAGACCCGAGAGCCGGGCGGTTCCAGCAAGGCCGAAGCCGTGCGCGAACTCCTTCTCTCCGGCACCATCGCCGATATGGGCATCCCGCCAAGCGGTGAGGCCGTTCTCTTTGCTGCCGCACGCGCCGATCATGTTGACACGAAAATCCGACCCGCGCTTGAGCAGGGCCAATGGGTTCTGTGTGATCGCTTCATGGACTCCACCCGCATCTATCAAGGAGAGAGCAAAGAGGTTTCACCCGAACTGGTCAATGTTCTGGAAAGGCTGGCGATTGACGGGGTTCGCCCGGACGTAACCTTCATTCTGGATTTGCGCGCCGAAATCGGCATGGCCCGCGCCAACAAGAGACGCGCCGAAGGGGAAGCGGCCGACCGCTTCGAGCGCGAAGCCCTGACCGTGCATGAAAATCGCCGCAATGCCTTCCTGTCCCTTGCTTACAAAGACCCCAAAAGATGCAAGGTGATTGACGCCTTCCAATCCATAGAGGAAATTGCGCAAGATATCTGGGAAATCGTGGAGCGCGAATTGCTGCAAACAGAGCAGGGGGGCAGTGGCCCCATTCAGCATAATAACCCTGATCAGCATGACGCAGCCCCCGAACAAGCAAAAGAAGAAGAGCAATAA
- a CDS encoding DNA polymerase III subunit delta' — MAEAEQDFPIYDTLAELEPPHRQHLFFGHNKEEQRFLSSWQSGKMHHAWLLTGPKGIGKATFAFRAARFIFNEGLHAQGGGLLGDMAAPTSLNCPEDCNAVRLVSNLAHPNLLVIDRPYDQKGKKFKTEITVDEVRRTVRFFGSTAGEKTWRVCIVDPADDLNNNAANALLKILEEPPARTIFFLVSHAPGRLLPTIRSRCRRLNFSPLENPVLGEAISQLEIAEGKDTIDQLCKSCDGSIRKAAELQSDEGLVVIHAFERLLAPPYNPDYETLNAFAETVSQRGKDERFDGFSDLVHRYLTRQLHQKSKSEDVRGEDLYPLARVWDEAREQIQQTRIFNLDKKQTVIEVMRMLAKASRGE, encoded by the coding sequence ATGGCGGAAGCAGAACAGGACTTTCCGATTTATGACACGCTTGCCGAGTTGGAACCTCCGCACCGGCAACATCTCTTCTTTGGCCATAACAAGGAGGAGCAGCGGTTTCTGTCTTCCTGGCAGTCTGGCAAAATGCATCATGCCTGGTTGCTGACAGGGCCGAAAGGGATCGGCAAGGCTACTTTTGCTTTCCGCGCCGCCCGTTTCATATTCAATGAAGGCCTCCATGCGCAGGGAGGAGGCCTGTTGGGCGACATGGCCGCCCCGACCAGTCTCAATTGCCCCGAAGACTGCAACGCCGTCCGTCTTGTCAGCAATCTGGCCCATCCCAATCTGCTCGTCATCGACCGCCCATATGACCAGAAGGGCAAGAAATTCAAAACCGAAATCACCGTCGATGAAGTCCGTCGCACGGTTCGCTTCTTTGGTTCAACCGCAGGCGAGAAGACCTGGCGCGTATGCATCGTTGACCCGGCAGACGATCTCAACAACAACGCCGCCAACGCGCTTTTGAAAATTCTCGAAGAACCACCGGCCCGCACGATCTTCTTTCTAGTTTCCCATGCGCCGGGGCGTCTGTTGCCGACCATCCGTTCGCGCTGCCGTCGTCTGAATTTTTCACCGCTTGAAAATCCGGTCCTTGGCGAGGCCATTTCGCAATTGGAGATCGCTGAGGGCAAGGATACCATCGACCAGCTCTGCAAGAGCTGCGATGGCTCAATCCGCAAGGCGGCTGAATTGCAATCCGATGAAGGGCTGGTGGTCATTCACGCCTTCGAACGCCTGCTGGCGCCACCCTATAATCCCGACTATGAAACCCTCAATGCCTTCGCCGAGACCGTCAGCCAGCGCGGCAAGGACGAACGCTTCGATGGTTTCTCCGATCTCGTCCACCGCTATCTGACCCGGCAATTGCACCAGAAAAGCAAGAGTGAGGATGTAAGAGGCGAAGATCTTTATCCGCTCGCCCGCGTATGGGACGAGGCCCGCGAGCAGATCCAGCAAACGCGCATTTTCAATCTCGACAAGAAGCAAACCGTCATTGAAGTCATGCGCATGTTGGCCAAAGCGTCACGCGGAGAGTAA
- the metG gene encoding methionine--tRNA ligase, with protein sequence MTDKSPFFISTAISYPNGAPHIGHAYEMMATDSMARFKRLDGYPVFFLTGTDEHGQKMQQTAEKFGMTAAQLADQNAPVFERMAKALNLSNDDFIRTTQPRHYEASKAIWKAMEANGDIYLDSYAGWYSVRDEAFYAEGETELREDGVRYGPQGSPVEWTEEESYFFRLSAYEDKLLALYEANPDFMGPSERRNEVVSFVKSGLRDLSISRTTFDWGIPVPGNDKHVMYVWVDALTNYITALGYPNIDADKFKAFWGNATHIIGKDIIRFHAVYWPAFLMSAGIDVPGRVFAHGFLFNRGEKMSKSVGNVIDPFGLIDEYGLDQTRFFFLREVPFGQDGNYSHEAIVNRTNADLANDLGNLASRSLSMIAKNCDNALPQPGAFSPEDQAMLDQADAMLEKCREFMDKQLIHKALETIWDVVGEANRYFASQEPWALRKTDPERMNTVLYVTAEIIRQVGILSQPFIPQSAEKLLDLFALPADKRDFASLGPVGRLAAGTPIDKPSPVFPRYVEKTEENEA encoded by the coding sequence ATGACTGACAAATCTCCGTTTTTCATCTCCACAGCTATCTCTTATCCAAACGGCGCGCCCCATATCGGACATGCCTATGAAATGATGGCAACGGACTCGATGGCACGCTTCAAGCGACTGGACGGATATCCCGTATTCTTCCTCACCGGCACCGACGAGCACGGCCAGAAAATGCAGCAGACGGCCGAAAAATTCGGCATGACAGCCGCACAACTGGCCGACCAGAATGCCCCGGTATTTGAGAGAATGGCCAAGGCGCTCAATCTGTCCAACGACGATTTCATCCGCACCACACAGCCACGCCATTATGAAGCCTCCAAGGCCATCTGGAAGGCGATGGAAGCCAATGGCGACATCTATCTGGATAGTTATGCCGGCTGGTATTCCGTCCGCGATGAAGCCTTTTATGCCGAAGGCGAAACCGAACTGCGCGAAGATGGCGTCCGCTATGGTCCGCAAGGCTCGCCGGTGGAATGGACCGAAGAGGAAAGCTATTTCTTCCGCCTGTCCGCCTATGAAGACAAGCTGCTTGCACTTTATGAAGCCAATCCCGATTTCATGGGCCCATCCGAGCGCCGCAATGAAGTGGTCAGCTTCGTGAAGAGCGGTCTGCGCGATCTGTCCATTTCGCGCACCACCTTCGACTGGGGCATCCCGGTTCCGGGCAATGACAAGCATGTCATGTATGTCTGGGTCGATGCGTTGACCAACTATATCACCGCGCTGGGCTATCCCAATATCGATGCCGACAAATTCAAGGCCTTCTGGGGCAATGCCACTCACATCATTGGCAAGGACATTATCCGCTTCCATGCGGTTTACTGGCCAGCCTTCCTGATGTCCGCTGGCATCGATGTACCGGGCCGCGTCTTCGCCCATGGCTTCCTGTTCAACCGCGGTGAGAAAATGTCGAAATCGGTCGGCAACGTCATCGATCCATTCGGATTGATCGACGAATATGGCCTTGACCAGACCCGCTTCTTCTTCCTGCGCGAAGTGCCTTTCGGACAGGATGGCAACTATAGCCATGAAGCGATCGTCAACCGAACCAACGCCGACCTTGCCAACGACCTTGGCAACCTTGCCAGCCGGTCGCTCTCCATGATCGCCAAGAATTGCGACAACGCACTGCCGCAACCGGGCGCATTCAGCCCCGAAGATCAGGCGATGCTTGATCAGGCCGACGCAATGCTCGAAAAATGCCGTGAATTCATGGACAAACAGTTGATTCACAAGGCACTTGAGACCATCTGGGATGTGGTGGGCGAAGCCAACCGCTATTTCGCCAGTCAGGAACCATGGGCCCTGCGCAAAACCGATCCCGAGCGAATGAACACCGTTCTTTACGTAACGGCAGAAATCATCCGTCAGGTCGGCATTCTTTCGCAGCCCTTCATTCCGCAATCGGCTGAGAAACTGCTTGATCTCTTCGCCCTTCCTGCCGACAAGCGCGATTTTGCCTCTCTGGGGCCGGTCGGCCGTCTGGCCGCTGGCACGCCGATTGACAAACCAAGCCCGGTCTTTCCGCGCTATGTCGAAAAAACCGAAGAAAACGAGGCATAG